Proteins found in one Planctomycetes bacterium MalM25 genomic segment:
- a CDS encoding Hint module: MIQPGGGCFTGDTPVSTPEGLRSISALRAGDTVLAYDHDSGGWSPRAVTAVHENLYEDSLVTVTTDSGAFRATVHHPVWVVAGRELAERPVCTELSPGENEGGSLAGRWVNSHDLRPGDVLIDRHGDQRTVLRTEQAFVSAEPVFNLTVEGLHTYAVGEIGLLVHNACAKPQAAGVGKVDGVDASEVTPQQRGRLKEGEVLDDLGIPKNNGKVSTPEGNSIPDGLNDDLSVEVKDAKRVAKTKQIRIQTDAAKEAGRKSVLVTGKDTRVSGPAREAFDEIIERPDLGPQ, translated from the coding sequence GTGATCCAGCCGGGGGGAGGCTGCTTCACGGGCGACACGCCGGTCAGCACACCGGAGGGCCTCCGGTCGATCTCCGCGTTGCGTGCGGGCGACACGGTGCTGGCGTACGACCACGATTCAGGGGGCTGGTCGCCGCGTGCGGTGACGGCGGTGCACGAGAACCTGTACGAGGACTCGTTGGTCACGGTGACGACCGACTCGGGCGCCTTCCGGGCGACGGTGCATCACCCGGTGTGGGTCGTCGCGGGGCGTGAGCTGGCCGAGCGGCCGGTCTGCACGGAGCTGTCGCCCGGCGAGAACGAGGGCGGTTCGCTCGCGGGCCGGTGGGTGAACTCGCACGACCTGCGCCCCGGCGACGTGCTGATCGACCGCCACGGCGACCAGCGCACCGTGCTGCGGACCGAACAAGCGTTCGTCTCCGCCGAGCCCGTCTTCAACCTCACCGTCGAAGGCCTCCACACCTACGCCGTTGGCGAAATCGGACTCCTCGTCCATAATGCGTGCGCAAAACCCCAAGCCGCCGGCGTTGGCAAGGTCGATGGAGTTGATGCATCAGAGGTCACCCCCCAACAGAGAGGGCGTCTGAAAGAAGGTGAAGTCCTGGACGACCTCGGCATTCCCAAGAACAACGGCAAGGTCTCAACTCCCGAGGGGAACTCAATTCCTGACGGGTTAAATGACGACTTATCAGTTGAAGTGAAAGACGCCAAGCGAGTTGCAAAGACAAAGCAGATTCGCATCCAAACTGATGCGGCTAAAGAGGCTGGCCGGAAATCGGTGCTCGTCACAGGCAAAGACACTAGAGTTAGTGGCCCTGCTCGAGAAGCCTTCGACGAGATCATAGAACGTCCTGATCTAGGCCCGCAATGA
- a CDS encoding colicin uptake protein TolQ produces MSFDFLFLIIGYVIYLAMAAISLWGAFNLILVWRRVVTTRFTDEEELDAFIEAIDEPISAKKYDDAIALCGEDRRAMPQLALYAITNRTQGADRVERQLAERFQLDVMSDIDYRLSWVSTVIKSAPMIGLLGTVLGMMGAFANLSSGTKVDTGQMAEDIMFALITTACGLAIAVPLLLAREGINVRIRKMEDLVTAGVSQVMEVLNLR; encoded by the coding sequence ATGTCTTTCGACTTCCTCTTCCTGATTATCGGCTACGTCATCTACCTGGCGATGGCGGCGATCTCGCTGTGGGGTGCTTTCAACCTGATCCTCGTGTGGCGGCGGGTGGTTACCACCCGCTTCACCGACGAGGAGGAGCTCGACGCCTTCATCGAGGCGATCGACGAACCGATCTCCGCCAAGAAGTACGACGACGCCATCGCCCTGTGCGGTGAGGATCGCCGCGCGATGCCGCAACTGGCGCTCTACGCGATCACCAACCGGACGCAGGGCGCCGACCGGGTCGAGCGCCAGCTCGCCGAGCGTTTCCAGCTCGACGTCATGTCGGACATCGATTACCGGCTCAGCTGGGTCTCCACGGTCATCAAGAGCGCGCCGATGATTGGCCTCTTAGGAACGGTCCTCGGCATGATGGGCGCGTTCGCCAACCTCTCCAGCGGCACGAAGGTTGACACGGGCCAGATGGCCGAGGACATCATGTTCGCCCTGATCACGACCGCCTGCGGCCTGGCGATCGCCGTTCCACTGCTGCTGGCGCGCGAGGGGATCAACGTCCGCATCCGCAAGATGGAAGACCTGGTGACCGCCGGCGTGTCGCAGGTCATGGAAGTGCTGAACCTGCGGTGA
- a CDS encoding Biopolymer transport protein ExbD/TolR, translating to MRRPKGGAAEDDMDITPMIDITFLLLIFFLVTSTPDQESAVVLPEALHGDAVSQLESTIFTIGESGLDSAPVYAADGKLASAALPEKEEARDAAIRQAVADGLAENKPNVIIKADRGVAYRHVAAVISSISKVQGVSLHLAVLDTD from the coding sequence ATGCGACGCCCCAAGGGGGGCGCCGCCGAGGACGATATGGACATCACGCCGATGATCGATATCACGTTCCTCCTGCTGATCTTCTTCCTGGTCACCTCCACGCCCGACCAGGAGAGCGCGGTCGTCCTGCCCGAGGCCTTGCACGGCGACGCCGTCAGCCAGCTCGAATCGACGATCTTCACGATCGGCGAGTCGGGCCTCGACTCGGCCCCGGTGTACGCCGCCGACGGCAAGCTCGCCTCCGCCGCGCTGCCCGAGAAGGAGGAAGCCCGCGACGCCGCCATCCGCCAAGCGGTGGCCGATGGGCTCGCCGAGAACAAGCCGAACGTCATCATCAAAGCCGACCGCGGCGTGGCCTACCGCCACGTGGCGGCGGTCATTTCGAGCATCTCGAAGGTGCAAGGCGTGAGCCTCCACCTCGCGGTGCTGGACACCGACTGA
- a CDS encoding Biopolymer transport protein ExbD/TolR, translating to MPDPEATPPPPSSDRRPGDVWAGRARGQEEEDDLDMTPMVDVTFLLLIFFMITAAFALQKSIAVPPVDDSQAAAVQTMDELEDDSIVVRLDGDNIFWVICPAWPEEEKAVSKQDMRALVRSARRGALPGESASTDTPGFPKLLVQASGDATHEFVVAALDAGSGAGVEEIRLMKVEDEY from the coding sequence GTGCCCGACCCGGAAGCCACGCCGCCGCCCCCCTCGTCCGATCGCCGCCCCGGCGACGTGTGGGCGGGCCGCGCGCGCGGTCAGGAGGAAGAAGACGACCTCGACATGACGCCGATGGTCGATGTCACCTTCCTGCTGCTGATCTTCTTCATGATCACCGCGGCCTTTGCGTTGCAGAAGTCGATCGCCGTCCCGCCGGTCGATGATTCCCAGGCGGCCGCCGTGCAAACGATGGACGAGCTAGAAGACGACTCGATCGTGGTCCGCCTCGACGGTGACAACATTTTCTGGGTCATCTGCCCGGCTTGGCCCGAGGAGGAGAAGGCCGTCAGCAAGCAAGACATGCGGGCGCTGGTCCGCTCCGCCCGCCGCGGAGCCCTCCCCGGAGAGAGCGCCTCGACGGACACCCCCGGCTTCCCCAAGCTGCTGGTCCAAGCCAGCGGCGACGCGACGCACGAGTTTGTCGTCGCGGCGCTCGACGCCGGCAGCGGCGCGGGCGTCGAAGAGATCCGCCTGATGAAGGTTGAAGACGAGTACTGA
- a CDS encoding outer membrane biogenesis protein BamB, translated as MATAKQFLETLEIEKLVSNDVLDELYEAYRSSGNTMSAESMASRLVARGDLPREKADALVGTSSESFIQVGADSLVGKIDKKQDESPKNPFGDEEEGGEGDSDAGRRKHVKKVHKNDFDSPLLLIGGGALALLVLGGAALALMMNLQSGDQLIDSAKSAYSSGSYSQAREEYEQFVEDFTGHLRWSEARVSLGVVRLRQVVETSRDWDRALTIAQEELPQIEDEEAFKEANGEFASLLPRIARGLAEAADKESAAEDGGDKQKVDGLVARSNEALTLLSNTKYVPKSLRDDGDIAEIQELLTRVARRREAMADLNETLAAIDTATSSGQTADAYAAHASFLSRRPELRDDERLAERLASAVEAERQTIRFVEDAEEASRDERPSAIQMALPLANPTQSGRADAPGLFTRQFGGVLYAINAADGALLWRRPVGERLDETPATPLGSDLLVLDHRHGELLRVRSADGKLVWRVAVEEPGAGSALNQPVVAGDRVLVASESGRLWSFDATSGARLGYAPFAQPLRSAPAVNQEKGRVYVAGAQSSLYTLDAVSLECVAVRYTGHAKGAIPVAPVSLAGWLLTLENIGESTSRINVYSTDEQGVIANQLGDWRLEGVASTPIEIDGRKALVATESGATYLFELVEGREGQPLSLTASRTPESGPPHRRRAAVVRGGVWIAGEGLRRTAASPAESLLVARDLANPFEQDLFTGSIARVGDAVLHSRVRSGLPGLAVAANNARSGELVWETVLGAPPVAPPKVARSIGVVATTATGQTHQIGQATLRAGLSAAPATEPTLAKAFDGAAVLSDGRTVLTQTGQSQWVTNSLAPRATSRSVRLPGELACPPAVMATALVAPLRVGQVHLLDPTGKQLATPFQPRVEVGEAIDWTEPGVAQVAGQRLVALSDGMSTFYCLALQREGGPALAEAGSIKLDAQPTTRAAIATGHAAIGLASGSLAVAPVPSLGETASVELGSPITWGPYAAGESFLVNTEDGRLHAVTSNATPTVAWSIDLGEAEPLGAPLVADGVATLATADGVLHRLGLGDGAAAEPIVLGQSLGSAPTAYGKRLLVSAADGSVLVIQQP; from the coding sequence ATGGCGACCGCGAAACAATTCCTCGAAACGCTCGAGATCGAGAAGCTCGTCTCCAACGACGTGCTGGACGAGCTCTACGAGGCCTACCGCTCCAGCGGCAACACGATGTCCGCCGAGTCGATGGCGTCGCGTCTCGTGGCGCGCGGCGATCTTCCGCGCGAGAAGGCGGACGCGTTGGTCGGCACGTCCAGCGAAAGCTTCATCCAGGTCGGCGCCGATTCGCTGGTTGGCAAGATCGATAAGAAGCAGGACGAATCGCCCAAGAACCCCTTCGGTGACGAAGAGGAAGGGGGCGAAGGGGACTCCGACGCGGGCCGCCGCAAGCACGTCAAGAAGGTTCACAAGAATGACTTCGACTCGCCGTTGCTGCTGATCGGCGGCGGCGCCCTGGCGTTGCTGGTGCTGGGTGGCGCCGCGCTGGCGCTCATGATGAATCTTCAGTCGGGGGATCAACTGATCGACTCGGCCAAATCCGCTTACTCCAGCGGCAGCTACTCGCAAGCCCGCGAAGAGTACGAGCAGTTCGTTGAGGACTTCACCGGCCACCTCCGTTGGAGCGAGGCGCGCGTCTCGCTGGGCGTTGTCCGACTCCGCCAGGTCGTCGAAACCTCAAGGGACTGGGACCGCGCACTCACGATCGCCCAAGAAGAGCTTCCCCAGATCGAGGACGAGGAGGCCTTCAAAGAGGCCAACGGCGAGTTCGCCTCGCTGCTGCCACGCATCGCCCGTGGGCTGGCCGAAGCCGCCGATAAAGAATCCGCCGCCGAAGACGGCGGCGACAAGCAGAAGGTCGACGGGTTGGTCGCCCGCTCCAACGAAGCGCTCACGCTCCTCAGCAACACGAAGTACGTCCCCAAGTCGCTACGCGATGACGGCGACATCGCCGAGATCCAAGAGCTGCTCACCCGCGTCGCCCGGCGGCGCGAGGCGATGGCCGACCTGAACGAGACGCTGGCCGCGATCGACACGGCCACCTCGTCCGGCCAGACCGCCGACGCCTACGCCGCCCACGCCAGCTTCCTCTCGCGTCGCCCCGAGCTGCGTGACGACGAGCGCCTCGCCGAACGTCTCGCCTCCGCCGTCGAGGCGGAGCGGCAGACCATCCGCTTTGTCGAGGACGCCGAGGAGGCCTCACGCGACGAGCGTCCCTCGGCCATCCAGATGGCGTTGCCCCTCGCCAACCCGACCCAGAGCGGCCGGGCCGACGCGCCCGGCTTGTTCACCCGTCAGTTCGGCGGCGTGCTCTACGCGATCAACGCCGCGGACGGGGCGCTCCTTTGGCGTCGGCCGGTCGGCGAACGCCTCGACGAGACGCCCGCCACGCCGCTCGGTTCGGACCTGCTGGTGCTCGATCACCGGCACGGCGAGCTGCTGCGTGTCCGCTCGGCCGATGGCAAGCTGGTCTGGCGCGTTGCGGTCGAAGAGCCCGGGGCCGGCAGCGCGTTGAACCAGCCCGTGGTCGCCGGCGATCGGGTGCTCGTGGCGAGCGAATCCGGCCGGCTCTGGTCGTTCGACGCCACGAGCGGCGCCCGCCTCGGCTACGCCCCCTTCGCCCAGCCGCTGAGGTCGGCCCCCGCGGTCAACCAAGAGAAAGGACGCGTCTACGTGGCCGGGGCCCAATCGAGCCTCTACACGCTCGACGCCGTGTCGCTCGAGTGCGTCGCGGTCCGGTACACGGGGCACGCGAAGGGAGCGATCCCCGTGGCTCCGGTCAGCCTCGCCGGCTGGCTTCTCACGCTGGAGAACATCGGAGAGTCGACAAGCCGGATCAACGTCTACTCGACCGACGAGCAAGGCGTCATCGCCAACCAACTCGGCGATTGGCGGCTGGAGGGCGTCGCCTCGACGCCGATCGAAATCGACGGACGCAAAGCGCTGGTCGCCACCGAGTCGGGCGCGACCTACCTGTTCGAGCTGGTCGAAGGCCGCGAGGGCCAGCCCCTCTCGCTGACCGCTTCGCGCACCCCGGAGTCCGGCCCACCGCACCGCCGCCGGGCGGCCGTGGTGCGAGGGGGCGTCTGGATCGCCGGCGAAGGCCTCCGCCGCACCGCCGCCTCCCCCGCCGAATCCCTGCTGGTCGCTCGTGACCTGGCCAACCCCTTTGAACAAGACCTCTTCACCGGATCGATCGCCCGCGTCGGCGACGCCGTTCTGCACTCGCGCGTTCGGTCCGGACTGCCCGGCCTCGCGGTCGCGGCGAACAACGCCCGCTCCGGAGAGCTCGTCTGGGAGACCGTTCTGGGCGCCCCGCCGGTCGCCCCGCCCAAGGTGGCCCGCTCGATCGGCGTGGTGGCGACAACGGCCACCGGGCAGACCCACCAGATCGGCCAAGCGACCCTGCGGGCCGGCCTGTCGGCGGCGCCTGCCACCGAGCCCACTCTCGCCAAAGCCTTCGACGGCGCTGCGGTGCTGAGCGACGGCCGCACCGTGCTAACGCAAACGGGTCAGTCGCAATGGGTGACCAACTCATTGGCTCCCCGCGCCACTTCGCGCAGCGTACGGCTGCCGGGTGAACTCGCCTGCCCGCCCGCCGTGATGGCGACCGCGCTGGTCGCCCCGCTCCGCGTTGGGCAGGTCCACCTGCTCGATCCGACCGGCAAACAACTGGCGACCCCGTTCCAACCGCGCGTCGAGGTCGGCGAGGCGATCGACTGGACCGAACCGGGCGTAGCGCAAGTCGCGGGACAACGCCTCGTCGCGCTGTCCGACGGGATGTCGACGTTCTACTGTTTGGCCCTCCAACGCGAGGGCGGTCCCGCCCTCGCCGAAGCGGGCTCCATCAAACTCGACGCCCAACCGACGACCCGCGCCGCGATAGCCACAGGGCACGCGGCGATCGGACTCGCTAGCGGATCGCTTGCCGTCGCGCCCGTCCCCTCGCTCGGCGAGACCGCCTCGGTCGAGCTGGGCTCCCCCATCACCTGGGGCCCGTACGCCGCGGGCGAGAGCTTCCTAGTCAACACCGAGGACGGCCGACTCCACGCCGTGACCTCCAACGCAACCCCCACCGTTGCCTGGTCGATCGACCTCGGCGAGGCGGAACCCCTCGGCGCGCCGCTCGTAGCCGACGGCGTCGCGACCCTCGCCACCGCCGACGGCGTGCTGCACCGCCTCGGCCTTGGCGATGGCGCCGCGGCCGAGCCGATCGTGCTCGGCCAGTCCCTCGGCTCGGCGCCCACCGCCTACGGCAAGAGGCTGTTGGTGTCGGCCGCCGACGGCTCCGTCCTGGTGATCCAACAACCGTGA
- a CDS encoding Bacterial extracellular solute-binding protein, family 5 Middle codes for MLLLLGVSAASVRADEPLYLQPPTDLVVLNRANASSRIETFPLDFPNRRPPSPLPRGGALKARLLDTPGEVEIAYSKIERIELFEQRLLSAAKQHVAKKEFGQAYDYFARLDRDYPEWPGFADTFSSALRAEALARFRSGEEDHALALLHTLFDRAPQLAGLDRAVDTIGESILSARWKAGDYGGVRRAIDTLRKNFAGLKLSVGDRWLGKMSDGASQLRERAKQLASQKRTREALRLISDASALDPTSVETRALLKELSGDDNTLWVGVWETAAQDATPRLDRPAARRQSRLIGGRLATLEAYPPEGSEYASALGPIEVAAGRRRMTIGGRGSSRAAFRLSRALLDREEPASDPLAQLRSQSAAVSIDADGALVIDLKSPHPRPEALAKAALPPGLTDAAPGGWRRVPTLPGSKASARYERVGGASGFEAIEEFAYQRADQAIDALRAGEIHLLANVPPWKTDAVDAIPRVQISAKRLPTLHCLLMSDNTPLRERRELRRAICYALARKETLESLVLGGRSQGGAAVLSAPFPRGASLSDPVRYAYNVSVDPRPYEPRLAALLLAAARATDAEAAEAATKAKEEGLDPPPAKPPTPQALTLAHPPTPTARAVVKAFNQLLATIGIETTLIEASEADLTSGVIDCDLRYAEITMAEPLVDAWSLLGPGGVSGGCSPPMLAGLQRVRKAKAFNEASEALNDLHRIAFADLPLIPLWQTVDNFAYVDSLRGVPDETIELYQTVDDWSLGSGGGR; via the coding sequence ATGCTCCTGCTGTTGGGAGTCTCCGCCGCGTCCGTGCGCGCCGACGAGCCGCTGTACCTTCAGCCACCGACCGACCTGGTCGTCCTGAACCGAGCGAACGCCTCGTCACGTATCGAGACCTTCCCGCTCGACTTCCCCAACCGGAGGCCGCCCAGCCCGTTGCCACGGGGCGGCGCGCTAAAGGCCCGGCTGCTCGACACGCCTGGCGAGGTCGAGATCGCCTATAGCAAGATTGAGCGGATCGAGCTGTTCGAGCAACGGTTGCTGAGCGCGGCGAAACAGCACGTCGCTAAGAAGGAGTTCGGGCAGGCCTACGACTACTTCGCGCGGCTCGACCGCGACTACCCCGAGTGGCCCGGCTTCGCCGACACGTTCTCCTCGGCCCTTCGCGCCGAGGCGCTCGCCCGATTCCGCAGCGGGGAAGAGGACCACGCGCTCGCGCTGCTGCACACACTCTTCGACCGCGCCCCGCAACTCGCCGGGCTCGATCGCGCTGTCGATACCATCGGCGAATCGATCCTCTCCGCCCGCTGGAAGGCGGGCGACTACGGCGGGGTGCGTCGGGCGATCGACACGCTCCGCAAGAACTTCGCGGGGCTGAAGCTCTCGGTCGGGGATCGCTGGCTCGGCAAGATGTCGGATGGCGCCTCGCAGCTCCGCGAGCGGGCGAAGCAACTCGCCTCGCAGAAGCGGACCCGCGAGGCGTTGCGTCTCATCAGCGACGCCTCCGCCCTCGACCCTACCTCCGTCGAGACCCGCGCCCTGCTGAAGGAGCTGAGCGGCGACGACAACACGCTGTGGGTCGGCGTCTGGGAGACGGCGGCCCAGGACGCCACGCCCCGGCTCGATCGCCCCGCGGCTCGACGCCAGAGCCGATTGATCGGCGGACGCCTCGCGACGCTCGAAGCCTACCCACCCGAAGGGAGCGAGTACGCCTCGGCGCTGGGTCCGATCGAGGTGGCTGCGGGACGCCGGCGGATGACGATCGGAGGACGCGGGTCGTCGCGCGCCGCCTTCCGACTGTCGCGGGCGTTGCTGGACCGCGAGGAGCCGGCGAGCGACCCGCTCGCGCAGCTCCGCTCGCAGAGTGCGGCGGTGTCGATCGACGCCGACGGCGCTCTGGTCATCGATCTGAAGTCGCCCCATCCACGCCCCGAGGCCCTCGCCAAAGCCGCGCTGCCTCCGGGGCTGACGGACGCGGCGCCGGGCGGTTGGCGTCGCGTGCCGACGCTGCCGGGGTCGAAGGCCTCCGCTCGCTACGAGCGGGTCGGCGGGGCGAGTGGCTTCGAGGCCATCGAGGAATTCGCTTACCAGCGGGCCGATCAGGCGATCGATGCTCTCCGGGCGGGCGAGATCCACCTACTGGCGAACGTCCCCCCCTGGAAGACCGACGCCGTCGACGCGATCCCACGCGTCCAGATCTCCGCCAAGCGTCTGCCGACGCTGCACTGTTTGCTGATGTCCGACAACACCCCGCTGAGAGAACGCCGCGAGCTGCGGCGGGCGATCTGCTACGCCCTGGCGAGGAAGGAGACGCTCGAGTCGCTCGTCCTGGGGGGGCGCTCACAGGGCGGGGCGGCGGTGCTGTCGGCGCCTTTCCCGCGTGGGGCGTCGCTCAGCGACCCGGTGCGCTACGCCTACAACGTGAGTGTCGACCCACGCCCCTACGAACCACGCCTCGCGGCGTTGCTGCTCGCCGCCGCTCGGGCGACCGACGCCGAGGCCGCCGAGGCGGCGACGAAAGCAAAGGAGGAGGGGCTCGATCCGCCGCCGGCCAAGCCCCCCACGCCCCAGGCCCTCACGCTCGCCCATCCGCCCACACCGACCGCCCGCGCCGTCGTCAAAGCGTTCAACCAGCTGCTCGCGACCATCGGCATCGAGACGACTCTCATCGAGGCGAGCGAAGCGGACCTCACGTCGGGCGTCATCGATTGCGACCTCCGCTACGCGGAGATCACCATGGCGGAGCCGCTGGTCGACGCCTGGAGCCTGCTCGGCCCCGGGGGCGTGTCGGGCGGTTGTTCGCCGCCGATGCTCGCCGGCCTGCAGCGGGTCCGCAAGGCGAAGGCCTTCAACGAAGCGTCCGAAGCCCTGAACGATCTGCACCGCATCGCGTTCGCCGACCTGCCGCTGATCCCGCTCTGGCAAACCGTCGACAACTTCGCCTACGTCGATTCGCTCCGCGGCGTGCCCGACGAGACCATCGAGCTGTACCAAACGGTCGATGACTGGAGCCTCGGCTCGGGAGGCGGACGATGA
- the stkP gene encoding Serine/threonine-protein kinase StkP, whose amino-acid sequence MNAAPYTPTDDHPTPLTATLAASGLLDGLELHRAASRVASQLSTSAEDYDRRLAEGLVESGVLNRWQVGQLQRGRTKFNLGAYRILDSIARGGMGHVFKGEHELLGRVEAIKVLPRAKTSPEAIASFRHEIRAQASLDHPNLVRVTYADRDRETYFLVTEYVPGIDLRRLIRREGPLEESAAALVLSQACEAIDHAHRRGFVHRDVKPGNVLITPDGRVKVTDLGLAWSLDGLIDSSLAYEEGKIAGTSDYVAPEVVQDPSRIRPESDLYGLGCTLYYAVTGKVPYPGGGHLDKLRRRLREAPIDPRTLAPKLSHAMAELIERLMASRPEDRPASAGMVAAELASMTDAAASDLLAAAVTDATAHRPASDDTTPSWSGVDTHDLPETVGLPLHDLPPEALAAPEPDRPSPQKAGWGAPQWVAVVALGAVLAILAAAAWQALAG is encoded by the coding sequence GTGAACGCCGCCCCCTACACGCCGACCGACGACCACCCGACGCCGCTCACCGCGACGCTCGCCGCTAGCGGTCTGCTCGATGGGCTTGAGCTGCACCGGGCCGCCAGCCGAGTCGCTTCGCAGCTGTCGACCTCCGCGGAGGACTACGACCGCCGGCTCGCCGAGGGGCTCGTTGAGTCGGGCGTGCTCAACCGGTGGCAGGTCGGTCAGCTGCAGCGCGGGCGGACCAAGTTCAATCTGGGCGCCTACCGCATCCTCGATTCGATCGCCCGTGGCGGCATGGGGCACGTCTTCAAGGGAGAGCACGAACTGCTCGGCCGCGTCGAAGCGATCAAGGTGCTGCCGCGCGCGAAGACTTCGCCCGAGGCGATCGCCAGCTTCCGTCACGAGATCCGCGCGCAGGCGTCGCTCGATCACCCGAACCTGGTTCGCGTCACTTACGCCGACCGCGACCGCGAGACGTACTTCCTGGTTACCGAGTACGTCCCCGGCATCGATCTGCGTCGGTTGATTCGCCGCGAGGGGCCGCTCGAAGAATCGGCCGCGGCGTTGGTGCTATCGCAGGCGTGCGAGGCGATCGACCACGCGCACCGGCGGGGGTTCGTCCACCGCGACGTGAAGCCGGGCAACGTGCTGATCACGCCCGATGGTCGGGTGAAGGTGACCGACCTCGGTCTGGCTTGGTCGCTCGATGGTCTGATTGACAGCTCCCTCGCCTACGAGGAGGGGAAGATCGCCGGCACCAGCGACTACGTCGCGCCCGAGGTGGTTCAGGACCCCTCGCGCATCCGCCCCGAGAGCGACCTGTACGGCCTCGGTTGCACGCTCTACTACGCGGTCACGGGCAAGGTCCCCTACCCCGGCGGCGGTCACCTCGACAAGCTCCGTCGCCGGCTGCGCGAGGCGCCGATCGACCCGCGCACCCTGGCGCCGAAGCTGTCGCACGCCATGGCGGAACTCATCGAACGGCTGATGGCGTCCCGCCCCGAAGACCGCCCCGCGAGCGCCGGGATGGTCGCCGCGGAGCTCGCCTCGATGACTGACGCGGCCGCGTCCGACCTGCTCGCGGCCGCGGTGACCGACGCGACCGCCCACCGGCCCGCGTCCGATGACACGACCCCCTCGTGGAGCGGCGTCGATACGCACGACCTCCCGGAAACCGTTGGCCTGCCGCTGCACGACCTGCCGCCCGAAGCCCTTGCGGCCCCCGAACCGGACCGGCCGTCGCCGCAGAAAGCGGGCTGGGGGGCTCCGCAGTGGGTCGCCGTTGTCGCCTTGGGGGCGGTGCTCGCCATCCTCGCGGCCGCGGCGTGGCAGGCGCTAGCCGGCTGA
- the rluD_3 gene encoding Ribosomal large subunit pseudouridine synthase D — protein sequence MPSGSLQVVYEDNHLLAVAKPPGVATMGAAAGETTVLDLAKQHLKEKYAKPGEVYLGVVSRLDKPVTGVLLFARTSKAAARLTKAFGSRRVEKVYLATVAGEVAPHDEPVVHHLRKDDRNQRMHTTHADASGAQRAELSYKVLLAQQDKSLLAVRLQTGRKHQIRVQLAKLGHPILGDEKYGGEAGYTPGIALHSWRLALEHPVRREPLSLSYPPAEGWGRWDGAALLRAMKGA from the coding sequence GTGCCGAGCGGGTCGTTGCAAGTCGTTTACGAGGATAACCACCTGCTGGCGGTCGCCAAGCCGCCGGGCGTGGCGACCATGGGCGCGGCGGCGGGCGAGACGACCGTCCTCGACCTCGCCAAGCAGCACCTCAAGGAGAAGTACGCCAAACCGGGCGAGGTTTACCTGGGCGTCGTGAGCCGCTTGGACAAACCGGTCACCGGCGTGCTGCTCTTCGCCCGCACGTCGAAGGCGGCCGCGCGGCTCACGAAGGCGTTCGGCTCACGCCGCGTCGAGAAGGTTTACCTCGCGACCGTCGCCGGCGAGGTCGCCCCGCACGACGAGCCGGTCGTCCACCACCTCCGCAAGGACGACCGGAACCAGCGGATGCACACGACCCACGCCGACGCCTCGGGCGCGCAGCGTGCCGAGCTGTCGTACAAGGTGCTCCTCGCCCAACAGGATAAGTCGCTCCTCGCCGTCCGCCTGCAGACGGGCCGCAAGCACCAGATCCGCGTGCAGCTCGCGAAGCTCGGCCATCCGATCCTCGGCGATGAGAAATACGGCGGCGAAGCGGGCTATACGCCCGGCATCGCGCTGCACTCGTGGAGACTTGCCCTAGAGCACCCGGTCCGCCGCGAACCGCTGAGCCTCAGCTACCCGCCAGCGGAGGGCTGGGGGCGGTGGGATGGCGCAGCGCTGTTGCGTGCGATGAAAGGGGCTTGA
- the yhdE gene encoding Maf-like protein YhdE: MSQPRLVLASGSPRRRQLLSDAGYAFDVITARPGVEEAGEGADLPPAELVVDLATRKLEDVVLQLGDHAVGTLVLAADTVAECGGEVLGKPRDADHARAMMQALSGREHRVFTGVVAALGAERLFSEAVVTTLRMDELSDAWIEEYAHSGAWRGKAGGFGYQDGLGFVHVTEGSESNVVGLPMEFVAERLAEAGCFPAGNGQA, encoded by the coding sequence ATGTCGCAGCCCCGGCTCGTGCTCGCCAGTGGATCGCCCCGCCGCCGGCAGCTGCTGAGCGACGCGGGCTATGCGTTCGACGTGATCACCGCCCGACCGGGCGTCGAGGAGGCGGGCGAGGGCGCCGACCTGCCGCCGGCCGAGTTGGTCGTCGATCTGGCGACCCGCAAGCTAGAGGACGTCGTCCTGCAGCTCGGAGACCACGCCGTGGGGACGCTCGTCCTGGCGGCCGACACGGTCGCCGAGTGCGGTGGTGAGGTGCTCGGTAAGCCGCGCGACGCCGACCACGCGAGGGCGATGATGCAGGCCCTCAGCGGACGCGAGCACCGGGTCTTCACGGGCGTGGTCGCGGCTCTCGGCGCCGAGCGCCTCTTCTCCGAGGCCGTCGTGACCACGCTGCGGATGGACGAGCTCTCCGATGCCTGGATCGAAGAGTACGCCCACAGCGGCGCCTGGCGGGGCAAGGCGGGGGGCTTCGGCTACCAGGACGGGCTCGGCTTCGTCCACGTGACCGAGGGGAGCGAATCGAACGTCGTCGGCCTGCCGATGGAGTTTGTCGCGGAGCGGCTGGCGGAGGCAGGCTGTTTCCCTGCGGGGAACGGCCAAGCATAA